The genomic segment GAAAGCGCGGCCATTTTGTGCCCGATCTGAGCCACATAAGCGGTCAAGGCCGCATCTTCGTACAAGCCATAGGTGGCGATGACCTCCGCATCGGTCTGCTGTCCCAGCGTCACTTCATCGGCTTCACTGAGCAACATCAATTCCCGTTTGCCGGTGACCGGATTCACCGCACAGGTCAACAATACGGCGGCGAGCAACACCAACATCAGCGCTTGAAATAAAGATCTTTTTTTCCTGACCATCTTTTTCCTCCCACTAAACATGGTAACCAGCCGGCAGCCTTGATATCACTTTTTTTTACGTAAATCCGTGCAGCGGATACGGCCGTCTACTTTCGAACGGACGTTAGGATGCTTCTGCACATAATCCATGACCAGATCCGATAGCAACAGACCGGTGGCCTCGCCGGTCTGAACCGGGAATCCGAAATACTTTTCCGCCTGGCCGTAAATAATAAAGTCCACCGTGGCGCCTGTATAGGTCTTGTTGACATCCAAGGCCCGTCCGTTGATCTTGATCCATTCGATCTCTACGGTTCCGCCTTTGCTGATTTGAAAAGCATAGCTCAATCCCGAGATCTGCAAAATGCCGGGCTCCTGCCGCAATGCTGCGCGGGCGTTGGATTCCACGATGGTCCGCAGCTCAGCACCGCTGCAGGTGAATTTGACGACATTATTGGAGAAAGGCAGTATCTCCACGATGTCCAATTTGCGCAGCACGCCCTTGTTGAGGTCCTTACGGATTCCGCCGCTGTTGAGCACGGCGAAATCGACGCCCACCGACGCGCGCACCACATCTGCCAAATAATTGCCGATATTGGACTCCTGTTGGCTGCTGCGCCGCCAATCCACCTTGAGCTTTCCCAACGGTTTGCCATACTCCTCGTCGATCCGCTCTTTGTACTGCCGGACCAGCTCCTGCATGCGCGGATTGGGATTTCGAACGCTGTCAACCCAGGTGGGGATCAGCTGATAGCGATAGTCTACGACCGTATCCGCCTGCACCGTCAACGCAAGCCGGCCGAGATAACGAGTCTTGGAATCCGCCTGCACCACCAGCAGCCCGTTGCGCCGAATCGGCTCTTGCAGCCGCGTATGGCTGTGGCCGCCCACGATGACATCTGCGCCGTGGATCCGATCAGCGAACGCCAGGTCTTCCTCCACCCCCTGATGGGTGAGGAGCACGATGAGATCGGTCTGCGGGTCGATCTCATCAATGACCGTCTGCGCCGCAATGGCCGGATCCTGCACTCGAATGCCTTCCAGATTCTTTTTCGCCACATCGTCGAACAGCCTGGAAAGAGTAAGGCCGATGACCCCCACTCTGACGCCGCCGACCGTATAGATGGCATAAGGCTTTCGCGTCATCAGCCGGTCGTTCTGATACAGATTGGCGGAAAGCACATCGAATTGGGCGGCTGCCATCAAACTGAGTAAATTCTCCTGGCCCTCATCGAACTCGTGATTGCCGATGGTCATGGCGTCATAGCCGATCAAATTCAGCATGTCCATAAACCCACCGCCGGTCACTCCGTCTCGCACCATCTTGGAGATGGGCGTACCGGTCATGACATCGCCCGCGTCCAGCAGCAGGATCGGCTGCTGTTTTTCTCTTTCCCTCGAGATAAAATACTCAAGCGCGGTCATGCCGCCGATAAGCGGTTTGGGATTTTTTTGCACCCAAGTTGCCGGGGTGGGTTCAAATTGGGCATGAGTGTCATTGGTGTGCAGAATGGTCAGCTGTTGGGCAAAAGAGGGCAAAAAACAACACAATAGAATCAACCACAGACGCTTCATAGCATACCGTCTCCGCGTACAAAGAAAATGAGTAAATTAATATTAAGGATTTTATGCAGGTTTGTCAAGAGGTATTTAAACGTAAAAGAGCGACGTCCACCGACGCCGCTCTTTTACGCCAAGGCCTGCAGGCCGAAGGCGCCCGCGGCGCCATCGGCCGGTCCGACAGGCGGGAGCTTATTTGATGAACTCCATTTTGCGCATGGTCTCAAAGCCATTCACCTGCAGCTTGTACAGGTAGATGCCGGACGGCGCCACCTGTCCGTTGGCGTCTCGACCGTCCCAGGTGACAGAGTGAACACCGGCGCCAAGATGTTTGGCCACTAATTGCCGAACCATCCGTCCCTGCAAGTTGAACACGCTCAATTCAACCCGTCCTTTTTCTTTCATGGTAAAGTTAATGCGCGTCTCCGGATTAAACGGGTTCGGATAATTCTGTTGCAGAGTGTACTCCGCCGGCCCTTCGACCGCGATCTTGACAGGGCCGTAGAGAGTGATGCGTCCGTGATAATCCACATCAGCCAATTTATAGTAATAGGTCTCGCCGGCCTGGGCAGTGATATCCAAATATCGGTAGGTGTGAGCAGAAGAAGTGGTGCCTGCACCCGGTATCAGCGAGGCGGTGATCTGCGTATAGTTCCCGTCTTGCGCATCGGCCCGGTAAATGCCGAATCCCAGGTTTTCTGTTTCCGACGCCGTCTGCCATTCCAGCTGCACGCCGACGCCGCTGCTGTTGACGCTGAAAGAGGTCAACTCCACCGGCGTCAAGCGGAAATAAAAGTCCTGCACTTCTCCATCATACCCATCCTGATAGCCGGCCGGATCGGCCACCGCAGCGAGAGGCGGAATCTGTGCGCCGGAAGCATAGCGGAACCGCGCCCACATCTCCGTGCCGGCTGAAGCCTCAGCGGGCACATTAAAATGGAACGTAGTGATCTCGCCGCCGTTGATCATCCGGGCTGGGATGATATTCTCGTCCGCGTCATCCCAATCATGATCGTCGTTGAAATCGATCCAGGCGGCAATGACTCCAGGGCGGCTGACGCTGATTTTCACCGAGGAGGGGCTTCCCGGATCCGTCGGCCCGAATTCGATCCCGTCGTTTTCAGAGCCATCGTTGGGCGTCGTCTCTGCGTCCACCCAGGGACCGGTTTGATTGATCAGTCCGATAAACACTTCTTCGTTGAAACGATACCGAGCCTGCGGCAGGGCATCGGAACCGTAATCAAAGAGATCGATCGCCGGCCGTTCCACCGTGACCAGGACGGTCGCGGTGTCGCAGAGCGAGGGGACGCCGTTGTCGCAAACACGATAGCGGAACAGATCTTCCCCGGCATAATCAGCAGCCGGCGTGAAAGTGCAGATTCCGTCTGCCCCAATAACCAGAACGCCGTGCGCCGGCGCCTGTACAGCCTCGGCGTCCACGTGCAGCTCATGGCCATCGGGGTCACTGTCATTGGCCAGCACCTGCACGATCGCGGGTGTGTTCATTGTGACATGAAGCGTGTCATCGACCGCATGCGGCGCCCGATTTACCGTAAGGATTTCGATCTGGATGGGATGACTGAACACCTGCTCACCACAGCGCGATGTGACCAAAGTCACCGAAACCGGATAAGAACCGGGTTCTTGGTACATTTTGATCACCGGATTACCGGAAGCGGTGGTGCCATCGCCAAAATTCCAAATAAAATCCAGCGCATCGCCGGAGGGCTCCACCAGCGCGGAACACTGCACCGCGGTTCCCAGGGAGATGGGCGATTCCGGCGCCACCCATGTAGTGACCAGGTAATCAGACGCCGCAGGGCAAACCACCAACTCTTGAGTTTGAGTCCCATTCCCGCCTTCCGCGCAGGTGGTCTGCAACCGCACCTGATAAACGCCGG from the bacterium genome contains:
- a CDS encoding PKD domain-containing protein codes for the protein MKTCIGPMIALSMFIAAARSQGQVYEASFQTVREGDNTLYVDFYLRLLPGQSSEKLGNLTLFLDYSTEELTFVGKVAADDGPWDDSNADLPGSYKDVSTLNRGNSGRFSIDFAKEVQAPENGGLEAVLCPTRIGRIQFVRHHENPTLAFNPQFIGLTNWNMNDITAQIVLSDQPPVLCGDYGDLPASYDAPIPAWHKLSKNSSQAVWLGNAEDQPDEEPGPVSPLDGTGDDANGRIPDDENGVALPAILYLGQTAAIPITYSVAAGVTAFVQGWFDWNGDGDFSDSGEAPISLTVTGTGSVSPELTVDAVGPYTGLTFARFRISTTQNMLPYGVYDNGEVEDYAFQLQAIPVCPADFSMSTDSICTHQAVTFTYIGAASPTQLLWSFGDGATAAGNTVSHAYLKSGVYQVRLQTTCAEGGNGTQTQELVVCPAASDYLVTTWVAPESPISLGTAVQCSALVEPSGDALDFIWNFGDGTTASGNPVIKMYQEPGSYPVSVTLVTSRCGEQVFSHPIQIEILTVNRAPHAVDDTLHVTMNTPAIVQVLANDSDPDGHELHVDAEAVQAPAHGVLVIGADGICTFTPAADYAGEDLFRYRVCDNGVPSLCDTATVLVTVERPAIDLFDYGSDALPQARYRFNEEVFIGLINQTGPWVDAETTPNDGSENDGIEFGPTDPGSPSSVKISVSRPGVIAAWIDFNDDHDWDDADENIIPARMINGGEITTFHFNVPAEASAGTEMWARFRYASGAQIPPLAAVADPAGYQDGYDGEVQDFYFRLTPVELTSFSVNSSGVGVQLEWQTASETENLGFGIYRADAQDGNYTQITASLIPGAGTTSSAHTYRYLDITAQAGETYYYKLADVDYHGRITLYGPVKIAVEGPAEYTLQQNYPNPFNPETRINFTMKEKGRVELSVFNLQGRMVRQLVAKHLGAGVHSVTWDGRDANGQVAPSGIYLYKLQVNGFETMRKMEFIK
- a CDS encoding bifunctional metallophosphatase/5'-nucleotidase, encoding MKRLWLILLCCFLPSFAQQLTILHTNDTHAQFEPTPATWVQKNPKPLIGGMTALEYFISREREKQQPILLLDAGDVMTGTPISKMVRDGVTGGGFMDMLNLIGYDAMTIGNHEFDEGQENLLSLMAAAQFDVLSANLYQNDRLMTRKPYAIYTVGGVRVGVIGLTLSRLFDDVAKKNLEGIRVQDPAIAAQTVIDEIDPQTDLIVLLTHQGVEEDLAFADRIHGADVIVGGHSHTRLQEPIRRNGLLVVQADSKTRYLGRLALTVQADTVVDYRYQLIPTWVDSVRNPNPRMQELVRQYKERIDEEYGKPLGKLKVDWRRSSQQESNIGNYLADVVRASVGVDFAVLNSGGIRKDLNKGVLRKLDIVEILPFSNNVVKFTCSGAELRTIVESNARAALRQEPGILQISGLSYAFQISKGGTVEIEWIKINGRALDVNKTYTGATVDFIIYGQAEKYFGFPVQTGEATGLLLSDLVMDYVQKHPNVRSKVDGRIRCTDLRKKK
- a CDS encoding peptidase M48: MVRKKRSLFQALMLVLLAAVLLTCAVNPVTGKRELMLLSEADEVTLGQQTDAEVIATYGLYEDAALTAYVAQIGHKMAALS